The genomic stretch AAAAACACTGGGCCCAAGGATTTCCTGGTGAAATTGCCGGGGGAGTTCTTGACCGGTCAACTAATTGTCGGCCATCAACGGGTCCGGCGGAGGAGCGTCACCCGCCCGACCTCGACCCATTCGGCGACGAGAATGTCACCGTTGGCCAGGTAGATCGCCTGGTGTGGGTTGATGAATTTGCCCGGGATGAACTTGGAGCGCGGCTCGGCCCGCAAGTTACTGGGATGTCCGTCGCCCAGTTGGACGACGACTTTGTTGTCTTCGTCCAAGATGGTCACGACCGAGTCAAGGTCGGGGCAGACCACCTCCTTGCCACGGATGTCGAAATTGCAAGGTAGACGGAGCCCGTCGGTCACGAACTTGATGTGCTGCCCGTCAAGGTCGAAGTACTGCATCCGGTGGTTCGCGCGGTCGGCGACGGCAAGGACAGGCGTCCCGAACCGGTCGTCGAGCCACAGGCCATGCGGACAGTTGACTTTGCCCGGTTCGTCCCCGAGCCCCCCAAAGGTCTTCTTCCAGTGACCGTTCCGGTCATAGAAATGAAGGTAGCTGGACCCATAACCGTCGCCGACGCAGAAGTCTCCGTTGGGCAAGAAGGCGACGTTGGTCGGAACGAAGGCATGCTTGTCATCGTAGACTCCGGGCTCCTTCGGCGTTCCAAAAGCCCAGACCTGGACACCGTCAAGCGTGGTCTTGACGACCTCGCGCTTGTGGGTGTCGCAATGGTAGAGAAACTCGCCTTCAGGTTCCTTACGCAGGGCCAGGCCGTGTGACCCGCCGTCGAACCGGCCGCCCCAAGAGGTGATGAACTGTCCGTCGGCGGTGTAGACGCACACGCCGTCGCGGATCCTGCTCTCCTTATTGACGGTGTGGCAGAGGTAGATCCGTCCCGCCGAGTCTTGGGCCAACCCATGGGTGTTGCCGAAGACCATTCCTTCCGGCGGGGTCAGCCAGTCATGGATGCACTCGTACTTGTGGGAACCCTTGCCCAGAATGATCTTTTCGTCAGTCACGCCCATCGATATCCGCCCCATCGCCGCCCCGGCGGCGGCTGCTGCCGTGCGGCCCAGGAATTGGCGCCTGGTCAGGTCGTCCATGACCTCATCCTGGCATATTTTGTGGGGGATCGGTCGACAGCTTCTATGGCGTCTGGCGAAGCTTGACGGGGGGAGCCGCCATGAGTGCCCCACCCTTGGCCTTGGCCGCTTCTTCGTCGCCCTTCATCTTTGCCAAAAGGGCCTTGTACGCCGGTTCGCCACGAAGGATGGCAAGGTCTTCGTCCTGGTCAAGGAAAGTGACACTCTTGAAGCCCTTGTCGACGGCCTGGACGAGGTGCTCCATGGCGTCGGCTTTGCGGCCCAGCCGCGCCTCGGCGCATGCGACGTCATAAAGGCAAAGCGACTCGTTGTAACCGAGCTTGAGGGCCTGCCAGAAGCCGACGAGGGCGTCTTCGTAGCGGCCCAACTTATGATGGGAGAAGGCTAGGAGAAAGACCGACTCGGCGTCTTTGGGCCGCAACCGCGTCATCGCCTCGTAACCGCGGGCCGCCCGTCCCCAGTCCTCCTGAACGAAGGCCGCCTTGGCCGTCACCTTCGTGTCCTCTACCTTCGTCGTCTGGACGGTCGACCACGCGAGGTAACCGCCTGCGGCAAGGATCAAAAACGAGACCAAGAAGAGGAGGCGGGACATCTTGATGACTCTCAATACGAGGATGTGTCCTGGATTTGTTCCAGATATCGGTCATTTAACCCCAGGCGGCGACCCACCCCCATCATTAACATAGATTCGGGTTTAATGGAACCCTCTCACTCATGAAGGACAAGCTCGACGAGGCAGACGTTAAGATTCTTCGGTTGCTGCAAGCCGACGGGCGTATGACGAACGCCGACCTCGCCCGAAAGATCGGCCTGTCGCCGCCGTCGATGCTCCAGCGTGTGCGCAAGCTCGAGGAGGCGGGCTACATCAAGGGATACTACGCCGAGCTCAGCCCGGAGGCCCTCAACTACCAGTTGCTTGTCGTGGCGATGGTGAGCCTTTCCTTGCACCAGGAGGGGTCGATCGAGCAGTTCCGCAACGCCACCCGGGCGGT from Fimbriimonadaceae bacterium encodes the following:
- a CDS encoding twin-arginine translocation signal domain-containing protein → MDDLTRRQFLGRTAAAAAGAAMGRISMGVTDEKIILGKGSHKYECIHDWLTPPEGMVFGNTHGLAQDSAGRIYLCHTVNKESRIRDGVCVYTADGQFITSWGGRFDGGSHGLALRKEPEGEFLYHCDTHKREVVKTTLDGVQVWAFGTPKEPGVYDDKHAFVPTNVAFLPNGDFCVGDGYGSSYLHFYDRNGHWKKTFGGLGDEPGKVNCPHGLWLDDRFGTPVLAVADRANHRMQYFDLDGQHIKFVTDGLRLPCNFDIRGKEVVCPDLDSVVTILDEDNKVVVQLGDGHPSNLRAEPRSKFIPGKFINPHQAIYLANGDILVAEWVEVGRVTLLRRTR
- a CDS encoding Lrp/AsnC family transcriptional regulator yields the protein MKDKLDEADVKILRLLQADGRMTNADLARKIGLSPPSMLQRVRKLEEAGYIKGYYAELSPEALNYQLLVVAMVSLSLHQEGSIEQFRNATRAVPEILEVLHISGEYDFMLKVVAHDMRDYERIVTTHISSIKAVGKINSCFVLAVNKQGTALPL